In Flavobacterium sp. CS20, a single window of DNA contains:
- a CDS encoding transposase: MKKSRRKFTSEFKSKVALEALKERYSLSELAERFELHPNQISQWKQEFLEKSKDVFDKKSPKPKEEHVDLDKLYAKIGKLEVEWDYLKKNLKKLDLLG; the protein is encoded by the coding sequence ATGAAAAAATCAAGAAGAAAATTCACATCAGAATTTAAATCAAAAGTCGCTTTAGAAGCTTTAAAAGAGCGTTATAGTTTATCTGAATTAGCAGAACGTTTTGAACTCCATCCAAACCAAATTAGTCAGTGGAAACAAGAGTTTTTAGAAAAATCAAAGGATGTTTTTGATAAAAAATCACCTAAACCCAAAGAAGAACATGTTGATTTAGACAAACTTTATGCAAAAATCGGCAAGCTTGAAGTAGAATGGGATTACTTAAAAAAAAACTTGAAGAAGTTGGATCTGTTGGGATGA